From Penicillium psychrofluorescens genome assembly, chromosome: 6, one genomic window encodes:
- a CDS encoding uncharacterized protein (ID:PFLUO_009467-T1.cds;~source:funannotate) gives MTSTLIQQWAPDPAYVVATFAPLGVAFHLSILRIEIDTRIGSPWGAKLSRFYTVGVVKNSGIRYHLKLEELHRKYGDFVRTGPRELSVIRPSAVQAIHGPQSQCTKSPWYSQFSDDETKTNLLGLRSPESHRLRRRAWDRGLGTRGYQADIHAKAKVLIGQLHALANQSIDITQWTMYYTFDVMGIVAFSKDFKQLEQAAEHSAIAAMHANMEIIGLLGAVPWFMHLLACIPGLSGPLEYFKAYCEDQILQRKAKWQSDNEETPTDLVSWLLKAKEANDRSAPPGDVALSDEGRLLNGIHSDTTGTTLANALYLLACNPTAYQRLQKEVDEAAMKGDEIFNNDISPSLPYLEAVITETLRLKAVVPSGLPRLTPPEGLVIDGTWIPGDVIVIIPQHVIHRDERYFSRATEFLPERWLDEGKDLVVDKQAYLPFLIGHYSCPGKQLALLQMRGVLRRIARDFHIALAPGEDGVVFDTEAKDTFTLAVKPLQMVFTERAEA, from the exons ATGACATCCACTCTGATTCAGCAATGGGCGCCAGACCCCGCGTACGTGGTCGCCACGTTTGCTCCGTTGGGAGTCGCATTCCACCTCAGTATCCTGCGGATCGAAATCGACACTCGAATAGGAA GTCCCTGGGGCGCAAAGCTCAGCCGCTTCTATACCGTGGGAGTGGTAAAGAACTCGGGTATTAGATACCATCTGAAgttggaggagctgcatCGCAAGTATGGGGACTTTGTGCGCACGG GGCCGCGCGAGCTCTCTGTGATCCGGCCATCTGCCGTGCAGGCAATTCATGGCCCGCAATCGCAGTGCACGAAGTCACCCTGGTACAGCCAGTTTTCCGATGATGAAACAAAGACCAATTTACTCGGCCTACGCAGCCCCGAATCGCACCGTCTGCGTCGCAGAGCATGGGATCGTGGGCTGGGCACCAGAG GTTATCAGGCCGATATCCACGCCAAAGCAAAGGTGCTGATTGGGCAACTTCATGCGCTTGCAAATCAAAGCATCGATATCACTCAGTGGACAATGTACTACACCTTCGATGTGATGGGAATCGTCGCTTTCAGTAAGGACTTCAAGCAGCTAGAGCAGGCGGCCGAACACTCAGCGATCGCCGCCATGCATGCGAATATGGAGATCATTGGACTTCTCGGTGCAGTGCCGTGGTTTATGCATCTACTCGCTTGCATTCCTGGCCTTTCGGGGCCTCTCGAGTATTTTAAAGCCTACTGTGAGGACCAAATCCTACAGAGAAAAGCT AAATGGCAGTCTGACAATGAGGAAACGCCGACGGATCTTGTCTCCTGGCTGCTGAAGGCAAAGGAAGCAAACGATCGTTCTGCTCCTCCGGGAGACGTGGCCCTTAGCGATGAAGGAAGATTG CTCAATGGGATCCACAGTGACACTACCGGAACAACACTGGCCAATGCCTTGTACCTCCTTGCCTGCAATCCCACCGCTTACCAGCGGTTACAAAAAGAAGTAGACGAGGCTGCGATGAAAGGAGATGAGATATTCAATAACGATATCTCTCCCAGCTTGCCTTATCTTGAGGCAGTCATTACTGAGACGCTTCGCTTGAAAGCTGTCGTGCCTAGTGGCCTACCCCGACTGACTCCCCCTGAAGGTCTTGTTATAGACGGAACGTGGATTCCGGGCGATGTGATTGTGATCATTCCCCAGCATGTCATTCACCGGGATGAGCGATACTTTTCCAGGGCGACTGAATTCCTACCAGAGCGATGGCTGGATGAAGGAAAAGACCTGGTAGTGGATAAGCAAGCCTATCTTCCATTTCTGATCG GCCACTACAGTTGTCCAGGAAAGCAACTGGCTCTGCTGCAAATGCGAGGAGTACTACGTCGCATTGCGAGAGACTTCCATATCGCTCTAGCACCCGGTGAGGACGGTGTGGTATTTGACACAGAAGCGAAGGATACCTTTACCCTGGCTGTCAAACCACTCCAAATGGTCTTCACAGAGAGGGCAGAGGCCTAG
- a CDS encoding uncharacterized protein (ID:PFLUO_009462-T1.cds;~source:funannotate) has product MTLTLIGTAMCFFTPENSKAHLEAAFTIEGAFGFYAGLNVLCFCLIFCLLPETKKRTLEELDYVFGVPTGTFIRYQFTKVVPYFVRRYCLFDKSAHLEPLYQLDHNTTN; this is encoded by the exons ATGACCCTGACCCTAATTGGAACAGCCATGTGCTTTTTCACCCCTGAAAACAGCAAGGCGCACCTGG AGGCCGCCTTTACCATCGAGGGAGCTTTCGGCTTCTATGCTGGTCTGAACGTCCTCTGCTTCTGTCTCATTTTCTGCTTACTCCCTgagaccaagaagcgcaccctggaggagcttgatTATGTTTTCGGTGTTCCCACTGGAACTTTTATACGCTACCAATTTACCAAGGTGGTGCCTTACTTTGTGCGCCGTTACTGTCTTTTTGACAAGTCCGCTCATCTGGAACCACTGTATCAGCTGGACCACAATACAACAAATTAG
- a CDS encoding uncharacterized protein (ID:PFLUO_009465-T1.cds;~source:funannotate), whose translation MADPADLNLDAPSDLQDIPELAMQLLPPPEGTYPDKSSLLAAVQDHGKTHGYNVVVKSSSTPTEKKPGRTAKVWLRCDRGGHYRPRNGLTEETRKRRRTSRLMDCPFMLVAAGSPGIWSLTVLNPTHNHGPVIEKSRQVPHHKVRKGQLPAIPYDWPHDATFTPYTTALVIIDMQKDFCSPGGYMEYQGYDISAAQSLIPKLQQLLISFRSGGFPIYHTREGHRPDLSTLSSRESYRSRNNASGLGIGSPGPLGRLLIRGEMGHDTVDELYPLPGEPVIDKPGRGAFAHTDFELLLRNKGVKNLVVAGVTTDVCISTTMREANDRGFDCVVVEDGTAASEPSLHVGTIESVKMEGGIFGAVAKLDDIVHAVDIFKATSMKKLAPQLGV comes from the exons atggccgacccCGCCGATCTAAACCTGGACGCGCCGAGCGACCTTCAGGATATTCCTGAACTAGCTATGCAACTGCTGCCCCCTCCTGAAGGAACATACCCCGATAA atcctcgCTGCTGGCAGCAGTCCAAGACCACGGCAAGACCCACGGATACAATGTCGTCGTCAAGTCATCGAGCACCCCAacggagaagaagcccggTCGGACGGCCAAGGTGTGGCTGCGCTGCGATCGCGGTGGCCACTATCGCCCTCGAAATGGCCTGACGGAGGAGACACGGAAACGTAGACGGACGTCCCGGCTCATGGACTGCCCGTTCATGCTGGTCGCAGCTGGGTCTCCCGGCATCTGGTCGCTGACCGTTCTCAACCCAACGCATAACCACGGCCCCGTCATCGAGAAGTCCCGGCAGGTACCGCATCACAAGGTCCGGAAGGGTCAGCTGCCGGCTATCCCATATGACTGGCCACATGACGCAACCTTCACTCCGTATACCACGGCGCTCGTTATCATTGACATGCAGAAAGATT TCTGCTCACCGGGCGGGTATATGGAGTATCAGGGCTATGATATCTCGGCCGCTCAATCTCTGATCCCTAAATTACAACAGCTGTTGATCTCATTCCGGTCTGGAGGCTTCCCAATCTATCATACCCGCGAAG GCCATCGACCCGATCTGTCCACTCTCTCGAGCAGGGAATCGTATCGCTCTCGCAACAATGCCTCGGGACTTGGTATTGGCTCTCCCGGTCCTCTGGGCCGTCTACTCATTCGCGGTGAAATGGGCCACGATACTGTGGATGAACTGTATCCTCTGCCCGGGGAACCGGTGATTGATAAACCAGGCCGCGGTGCCTTCGCCCACACGGACTTTGAGCTCCTCCTTCGGAACAAAGGTGTCAAGAACCTGGTTGTCGCGGGCGTGACAACCGATGTCTGCATCTCCACAACCATGCGCGAAGCCAACGACCGTGGCTTTGACTGTGTCGTCGTTGAAGACGGCACTGCTGCCAGCGAGCCCTCGCTGCACGTCGGCACGATCGagtcggtgaagatggaaggcGGCATCTTCGGTGCAGTCGCCAAACTGGACGATATCGTGCACGCCGTCGACATTTTCAAGGCTACCTCGATGAAGAAACTTGCTCCTCAGTTAGGGGTATGA
- a CDS encoding uncharacterized protein (ID:PFLUO_009463-T1.cds;~source:funannotate) — translation MTMPAFNVLFVGAGGIVFGNDWVRWNHSSHLERILGDRLRVVGIVDPSSDRFEWVMNRKRTTSAKGCYADTRHYTSIEQAAYHINAVDEDTKKCSVHLIMLASPPEFRGSMSPGRDLEAQLVAAFGSGPAIFAEKPVTIGSADGAYAVADHLSKSGNLVGVGYMLRYLKVVQKVVQIIRDNNLTVMSVSARYVTAYSKMRKADWWDKSKQGGPIVEQATHFCDLCRYLGGEVIMDSVQATALEHNEPAGKLSHFTDAVEESKISVEKRIPRATTAIWKYQTGAIGTLNHIIALHGVVYSNEVVVIADGYQMRLVDLYGLPKLFVRYPDDEKEVEHYYPGDDPFYNELAAICNAQDQKANNQTTSVIEGIKADALLPNRILSSFEDATKTYEFTWAIRLESEKK, via the exons ATGACCATGCCGGCTTTCAATGTCCTTTTCGTTGGCGCCGGTGGGATTGTTTTTGGCAACGACTGGGTGCGCTGGAACCACAGCTCCCATCTGGAGCGCATCCTGGGTGATCGCTTACGCGTCGTGGGCATTGTTGACCCCAGCTCTGATCGCTTCGAGTGGGTGATGAACCGTAAGCGGACTACATCCGCCAAAGGTTGTTATGCAGATACACGTCATTATACCAGCATCGAGCAAGCAGCATATCACATAAATGCCGTTGATGAGGACACAAAGAAATGCTCCGTTCATCTCATCATGCTGGCGTCGCCGCCGGAGTTCCGCGGGTCCATGTCGCCGGGGCGCGACCTCGAGGCTCAGCTCGTAGCCGCATTTGGCAGTGGACCGGCTATCTTTGCTGAGAAGCCGGTAACTATTGGGTCTGCAGATGGTGCATACGCTGTAGCCGATCATCTGAGCAAATCTGGCAACCTTGTGGGCGTAGGCTATATGCTACGATACCTTAAAGTCGTCCAGAAGGTCGTCCAGATCATCCGCGACAACAACCTCACTGTTATGAGCGTGTCTGCGCGCTATGTGACAGCGTACTCGAAAATGCGCAAAGCGGATTGGTGGGACAAATCAAAACAAGGCGGGCCAATTGTTGAGCAGGCCACGCACTTTTGCGATTTGTGTCGCTACCTTGGCGGCGAGGTTATTATGGATTCTGTCCAGGCGACAGCATTGGAGCACAATGAGCCAGCCGGCAAGCTGAGCCACTTTACGGATGCTGTTGAAGAGAGCAAGATCTCTGTCGAGAAGAGAATTCCCAGAGCCACGACTGCTATCTG GAAATATCAAACTGGAGCCATTGGGACTCTGAATCATATAATTGCTTTACACGGGGTTGTGTACTCCAACGAGGTTGTTGTGATCGCCGACGGGTATCAGATGCGACTTGTTGACTTGTACGGCCTTCCAAAGCTTTTCGTGAG GTATCCGGACGACGAAAAAGAAGTCGAGCATTACTATCCTGGAGATGACCCCTTCTACAATGAGCTTGCCGCAATTTGCAATGCCCAGGATCAAAAGGCAAATAATCAAACAACGTCTGTCATTGAAGGAATCAAGGCAGATGCGCTTCTTCCGAACCGAATCTTATCTTCCTTTGAAGATGCGACGAAGACTTACGAATTTACTTGGGCAATCAGATTGGAAAGTGAGAAGAAGTAA
- a CDS encoding uncharacterized protein (ID:PFLUO_009464-T1.cds;~source:funannotate) gives MPAADDSPPEHKHGSSFYRDEVAHYKAQYEQLESELADFQTSSRELEAELEKDIEASEKRERQLQEKVDGFRYEVDEWKAKYKQSKSEGNSALNNLQKEITTLRDTNRTMQLKLRDIEVANDDFERQARNTTSSLEDMESKYNVAIERGVMLEEEIKTGEQERESLRIENQRLRDELSDLKIEAEIVQDRLRHAESNGVRRRKPAPLYRSPSTSHTLEIFDRSPAGTTSSSPVFATPPAKPSLASTAATPPSPPISESSASLRKSINATPSFPRSRAAGAEPINSRSLYNSRTAPRTSHSRTPSFALSNGRSTPTFNPRSSLSRSSIARPSGLPNSGSLYQIRGLIGKMQKLEERVQSAKSRLPAPSETSSRGSPRAGSRAGSVVGDSPVPSTVTIRRTSRKRISGSSYGSSIRDTESTPSYIPHSRQSFGARTQGDSRPSSRTSFSSRSSFGHSTSGIPSAPPARPESRSSRPGARTPLGHYSTNPTTESRRPRSSLSNHAALGGMTHIEEDNDISTPTSHPPQETRRPSIPATPKGLKKRTTSGASGIPTPRSFKTSIGPGAMPPPKAKTQVEELGETY, from the exons ATgccggccgccgacgactCGCCCCCCGAACACAAACACGGCAGCAGCTTCTACAGAGATGAGGTCGCGCACTACAAGGCTCAATATGAGCAGCTAGAGTCGGAGCTGGCCGACTTCCAAACCTCCAGccgggagctggaggcggagtTGGAAAAGGACATCGAGGCTTCAGAGAAGCGGGAGCGACAGCTGCAAGAAAAGGTCGATGGCTTTCGCTATGAGGTCGATGAGTGGAAG GCCAAGTACAAGCAGTCCAAGTCCGAGGGCAACTCGGCCCTAAACAACCTGCAAAAGGAGATCACCACGCTGCGAGACACCAACCGTACGATGCAACTGAAGCTGCGTGACATCGAGGTTGCCAACGATGATTTTGAACGCCAAGCCCGGAACACGACCTCGTCcctggaggacatggagtCCAAATACAATGTGGCTATCGAGCGCGGAGTGATgctcgaggaggaaatcaagACTGGAGAGCAAGAGCGTGAGAGCCTACGCATTGAAAACCAGCGTCTCCGCGACGAACTCTCCGACCTCAAAATCGAAGCCGAGATTGTACAGGACAGGCTTCGACATGCCGAATCCAACGGCGTACGGCGTCGGAAGCCGGCCCCCTTGTACCGCAGCCCGTCCACTTCACACACCCTGGAAATCTTTGATCGCTCGCCTGCTGGTACGACGTCCTCTTCACCTGTCTTCGCTACCCCACCGGCCAAACCATCACTGGCATCGACCGCCGCAACCCCTCCGTCGCCGCCTATCTCAGAGTCATCTGCCAGCCTGCGCAAGTCGATTAACGCCACCCCAAGCTTCCCTCGTTCCAGAGCGGCAGGAGCAGAGCCGATCAATTCTAGATCCCTCTACAATTCCCGGACTGCGCCGCGCACATCCCACTCCCGTACCCCATCTTTCGCCCTCAGCAACGGCCGCTCTACGCCAACCTTCAATCCTCGCAGCAGCCTGTCGAGGTCGAGCATTGCACGCCCATCCGGACTTCCCAACTCTGGGTCTTTGTATCAGATTCGTGGTCTGATCGGCAAGATgcagaagctcgaggaaCGAGTGCAATCGGCCAAGTCACGACTTCCGGCGCCTTCAGAGACTTCTTCTCGCGGATCACCTCGTGCCGGATCTCGTGCAGGATCTGTTGTTGGAGATAGTCCAGTTCCATCCACCGTGACCATTCGGAGAACCTCTCGTAAACGGATAAGCGGCAGTAGCTATGGCTCATCGATTCGAGACACCGAAAGCACGCCTTCGTACATCCCTCACAGTCGCCAGTCATTTGGGGCTCGTACCCAAGGCGACAGCCGCCCCAGCAGCCGAACCAGTTTCTCCAGTCGCAGTTCCTTCGGTCACAGTACCTCTGGAATCCCGTCCGCTCCACCCGCTCGGCCCGAGAGTCGATCGAGCCGACCTGGAGCCCGCACGCCCTTGGGTCATTACTCAACGAACCCAACCACGGAGAGTCGACGACCTCGATCATCACTCAGCAACCATGCGGCTCTTGGAGGCATGACTCACATCGAGGAGGACAACGACATTTCTACTCCTACATCTCACCCGCCCCAAGAAACTCGCAGGCCGTCCATCCCTGCCACCCCGAAAGGCCTGAAGAAGCGAACTACCAGCGGTGCGTCCGGGATTCCCACTCCACGAAGCTTCAAGACCAGTATCGGACCCGGGGCCATGCCGCCCCCAAAAGCAAAGACTCAGGTTGAAGAATTGGGCGAAACCTATTAA
- a CDS encoding uncharacterized protein (ID:PFLUO_009466-T1.cds;~source:funannotate), translating to MSYYFTILSPTDTPLFNIAFGTSKGGGDGIARFRFPDTAQYMNQFIIHSSLDIVEEAQWTNGGMYLKHIDTYPPAAAYISAFLTPSGARFLLLHQPPQLPSATPTGSSSLLNASGSATRASSNSIAANPTSPQTEEAVRQFMNEVYDTYVKTSMSPFYKQGMEIRSPVFRGRVTAAGKKWL from the exons ATGTCATACTACTTCACCATCCTCTCCCCCACCGACACACCCCTCTTCAACATCGCCTTTGGCACCTCCAAAGGCGGCGGGGATGGCATTGCGCGATTCCGCTTCCCGGACACGGCGCAGTACATGAAccaattcatcatccacTCAAGCCTGGACATTGTGGAGGAAGCTCAATGGACGAATGGGGGGAT GTACCTGAAACACATCGACACCTACCCCCCGGCCGCAGCATACATATCGGCCTTCCTAACACCCAGCGGCGCGCGCTTTCTCCTCCTGCATCAACCGCCCCAACTCCCCTCGGCCACTCCAACCGGCTCATCATCACTCCTCAACGCGTCCGGCTCCGCCACGCGCGCCTCGTCCAATTCCATCGCGGCCAATCCGACCTCCCcgcagacggaggaggcCGTGCGCCAGTTTATGAACGAGGTCTATGATACTTATGTTAAGACTTCTATGAGTCCGTTCTATAAGCAGGGAATGGAGATTCGGAGTCCCGTTTTTAGAGGGCGGGTTACTGCTGCGGGGAAGAAGTGGTTATAG